AAGGAAGTAAGATTCTATCGATCGGAGGGCGCAGCACGGAACTGGCAGGGCCATCTTATTACGTACTACCAGTGCATGTACCTGCAACGGCGGTTGTACATCCAAACCGTGATGGCCAGCCTTACATGTCCCTTGGACTGAAGCTGAATCAGAATGTTCTGCAGAGTCTGCTAAGAGATCTTCAAGAGCATCTATTACCGGCTGCTTCCGGGCCATTCGCCGCTTGCGACATGGACATAGAATTGATGGAGGCATGGCTGCGCTTATTGCGATTATCGAAAGCACCCAGAGATATTCCGGCTCTTGCACCGGCGTATGAACGAGAAATCCTATATCGTGTGCTGACCGGACCACAAGGAGGGGTTCTGAGGCAATTGGGTCAGCGGGAAAGTGATTTATCTAGAATATCTCAAATTGTAAAATGGTTTCGCAGTAATTTTATGAGGCCCATAGACATTGGTGAGCTGGCATCGAAATCGGGGATGGCTATAAATACCTTTCACCGTCAGTTTAAACGGGCTACAGGGTTAAGTCCTATTCAATTTCAAAAGCAATTAAGGCTCCTGGAAGCCAGAAACCTCATGGCCTTCGAGGGCTATCCGGTAGCAAGTGCCGCCTATCATGTTGGCTATCAAAGTCCCTCACAATTTAGCAGGGAGTATTCCCGCTTCTTCGGTGCATCTCCAGCCCGGGACACGGAGAGTCTGAGACGAATTGAAAGTATGAGGGATTAGCAGGTCATGCCAAGAACCAATTGCAGCTTAATATAACGGTATGATGAGCATAAGCAGCGCAGGGAGATGCATATTGCTGGCTTCAATCCGGTAAACTATGCTGCTGTTCTCAAGCCTTTTGCTGTGAACCGGCAAATGCTGGAAAGCTTCCCGTATGACTCTCTCATCCAGACCGGCTGCACTTACGAGATTCTCCATAGAAACAAAGCAGTCAAAGTCATGCCTGGTCAATTCATATAATGCGAATAATACCGTTAATCTGTCAGCATCCGCATAGGCCCGAAGCACACTGTAAAGGCTTAACAGATGATCTGGCGCGAGTTCCCGTTTATCGACGAGATCAGAAAAGAAGAGCATCCCTTGCCTGGCAATAGTAACTCCTTCCGGTTCGCTGCAAATAGAGGTTCCCCAAGCTTTCTGATCATACGTCTTATCCGGGTCCCAGGGCAGGTAGTCCTTGTAACCTTTGGAAACGACACCCTCATGCAGGTAGAAGGCAATCTTGCAGGCCAGCATGAAACGCTCCTTGGCAGGGGTCTGCTCAAACAGCAGCTTGATGTCTTTCACTACATTCTGATCATTGGCCTCCGGGACACGGCCGAATAGAAAGTCAAGGCTGACCCCGTAATAATTAGCAATCTCGGGTAATAAAGCGGTATCCGGATAGCAAGCCCCGCTTTCCCATTTGGATACGGCTTGATTGGTTACACCGAAAACCTCTGCGAGCTCTTCTTGAGTCTTTCCCTTGTTCTTGCGCAGTTCTTGAAGTTGCTTATGCATACCCGTTGTTTTCATTCTATGCTCCTCCTTTACGCTTGTACGAAATCATTGTACATCCGGAGCCTATCGTATGCCATGTAGCGTTGCTTGGATATCCCTAAGAGTTTTCCAACATTAGGTTGGAAATATGTGAAGAATCGAGTACGCGGTCTCTCCGTTCCACTTATCCAGCTTCTCCACTGTGCAAGAGCTAACTACTGGAAGTACTTCGCAAGCGCAACTACGTCTTCGAACTGGCGCTCACAAATTTGTTAATCACTGTTAACATGCGTTAACACCTGTGGTATAGTATAAGCAGAACAGGCGTACAATGCTAAGAGAGCCGTGCTCTAACACGACTCTCTATAGCAATAGCCGCTTTTAAGGGCGGTAGGCATCAACAACAGGATACGACAAATAGACCGCAAGCCTTTGTCGAGGGCGGTCTATTTGCGTTTATCGGACAGCATCGCTACGATAAGCAAACCGAAGGTTAGCATCAGCATGATTGCTTCAAACACTGTCACAAGGCATCCCTCCCTTCTGAGAGAGGTAGCCGACCGACCCTTTAAGCCTATTCTATTGCTCCAATCAGTATAACATATCAAATGCCTTAGCATTACCTATTTTTGGACTTATTTTGACGTAAATACGTATTTACAATGTAATAAGAGCAGACCCCAATACGGGAGCTGCTCTTATTTGCGCTTGTGGGATTGGCGCTCACAAATTTGTTAACCACTGTTAACATGCGTTAACACCTGTGGTATAGTATAAGCAGAACAGGCGTACAATGCTAAGAGAGCCGTGCGTCAACACGACTCTCTAGAGCAATAGCCGCTTTTAAGGGCGGTAGGCCTCAGGCAAATAGGATACGACAAATAGACCGCATACCTTTGCAGGGGGGCGGTCTATTTGCGTTTATCGGACAGTAACGCTACGATAAGCGAACCAAAGGTTAGCATCAGCATGATTGCTTCAAATACTGTCACAAGGCATCCCTCCCTTCTGAGAGAGGTAGCCGACCGACCCTATAAGCCTATTCTATTGCTCAATCAGTATAACATATCAAATGCCTTATTATTACCTATGTATGGAAAATTTTTGACGTAAATGCGTATTTGTAATGAAATAAGAGCAGCCCCCAATACGGGAGCTGCTCTTATTTGCGTTAGCTCTTACACAACGCCGCTGACCGCAACCTACAACTTCTCCAGCAGTTCAGTATAGTAGCCGTTGCCGTTGCGCTTATCCAGCTTCTCCGCGGTGGCGAGAGCCAACTGCTGGAAGTGCTTCGCAAGCGCAGCTACGTCTTCGGACTGGTGCTCACACGGGTGTCCGGCCGGAAGCTTGACCTGGAAGCGGATGGATTCCTCGGACAGGCGGCGGAACATTTTGGCGGAATAGGCGTTGAAGATCATCTGATCGACCGGGTTCTCGTGATCCAGTGAGGAGGCGACATACTCTTCGAAGACCTCCAGCGCCTTGATTGGATCGGTCAAGGTCAGGTAACCAATATGCTCGCCCTGATGATACAGGAAATCGCGGTTACCTTTGACCAGCTTGTAGCCTTTCTTCTGCAGCTTATCGGCTTCCTTCTGGCGGCCCAGCCGCAGGAGCGGGAACAGCACCTTGGTGATTGTCACATGAGGGACCTCGCCGCAGGTCATTTTACCTTTGAGAATCGGCTCAGCCGCCTTAACGGTTGCTTCATCGTCTCCCTGCTTCGCCAGGAACTCGACCAGGCTATGCTGCTCACAAGCCTCACAATCGCTCATCTCGTCCCGGTCCATGGTCTGGACAATCGCCCATTCGGCCTGTGAAGCTTCCAGCTCCCCGAAATCTTCGAGAATATTCGCCCGGTAATAGTGATAGGTCCGGCTGCTGTAGCCTTCGGCTGCATAGCGGGCCTTCATATCCTCCAGCAGATTCTCAATCTGAGTGCGGCTAATATCTGCAAAAGCGGTGATGCGGTCCAGCACCCATTTGTACGACCACATCAGGCTGTAATCATCGAACCGGCCCGGGTTCCGGTCATACTGCCCAAGCTGCCAGGAAAAGGCGACCAGCGCCTTCATCGGATAGCCATGGAAGCTGCCCAGCTCGACGATCTCGCTGCGGGCCTCATAGCCCTGATCGATATCGCCTGCGGCATCGGCTACCCGTACTGCCTGTTCAAGCAGCTCCAGCTTAGCCTTGCCGCCCGGCATCCCATAGGCTTCTTCCATCAAATCCTCGAAACTCATCTCGGTAAGGTTCATCTATTCGTCTCCTCCTGTGACTTGATTAGCGGTTAATCCCCAATCTATAAATTGAATAATGCCCTGGTTCAGCAGCGCCATCTCCTGGCGGTTCATCGGATAATGTCCCATTAATAGCGCATTGCAGTACAGCATCTCGACAATGGAAGGCAGCATCTTCTGGTGCGCCGG
This region of Paenibacillus sp. FSL K6-1096 genomic DNA includes:
- a CDS encoding helix-turn-helix transcriptional regulator gives rise to the protein MKTTGMHKQLQELRKNKGKTQEELAEVFGVTNQAVSKWESGACYPDTALLPEIANYYGVSLDFLFGRVPEANDQNVVKDIKLLFEQTPAKERFMLACKIAFYLHEGVVSKGYKDYLPWDPDKTYDQKAWGTSICSEPEGVTIARQGMLFFSDLVDKRELAPDHLLSLYSVLRAYADADRLTVLFALYELTRHDFDCFVSMENLVSAAGLDERVIREAFQHLPVHSKRLENSSIVYRIEASNMHLPALLMLIIPLY
- a CDS encoding AraC family transcriptional regulator, yielding MELMKDAGTRQIETGVPGLSMIKGAVPNHQLAALYEPMIGFTVQGSKILSIGGRSTELAGPSYYVLPVHVPATAVVHPNRDGQPYMSLGLKLNQNVLQSLLRDLQEHLLPAASGPFAACDMDIELMEAWLRLLRLSKAPRDIPALAPAYEREILYRVLTGPQGGVLRQLGQRESDLSRISQIVKWFRSNFMRPIDIGELASKSGMAINTFHRQFKRATGLSPIQFQKQLRLLEARNLMAFEGYPVASAAYHVGYQSPSQFSREYSRFFGASPARDTESLRRIESMRD